Proteins encoded by one window of Flagellimonas lutaonensis:
- a CDS encoding DUF2490 domain-containing protein gives MGKIFIPIFLALLNVSMGQESAPEYRGEDKTGIWYMYFGMNRVAERWSVHTEAQFRYYETSGNFNQTLLRTGANYHINDNAIATLGYAFIDTDPSFLESPLADMAFSGNEILENRIFQQFILKNKVWEFLFEHRYRLEQRFLENRGLGLEKETQHRARYRLQVTLPLTDTFFLNFYDELFINLQDNLFGQNRLYGAVGVHITENSSLQLGWLRNQFSNAVYDRFQIGFFYNPDLRGIFKKKPD, from the coding sequence ATGGGAAAGATTTTCATTCCAATTTTTCTGGCTTTGTTGAACGTTTCAATGGGCCAAGAATCCGCGCCCGAATACAGGGGCGAAGATAAAACCGGCATCTGGTATATGTATTTTGGTATGAACCGCGTAGCTGAAAGATGGAGCGTGCATACCGAAGCACAGTTCAGGTATTATGAGACCAGCGGCAATTTTAACCAGACCCTTTTGAGAACGGGCGCCAATTACCATATCAATGACAATGCGATTGCCACTTTGGGCTATGCGTTCATTGACACCGACCCTTCCTTTTTGGAATCTCCTTTGGCAGACATGGCATTTTCAGGAAATGAAATTTTAGAAAACCGAATTTTTCAACAATTCATTCTGAAAAATAAGGTCTGGGAATTTTTATTTGAACACCGGTATCGCCTCGAACAGCGGTTTCTAGAAAATCGTGGATTGGGCCTAGAAAAAGAGACCCAGCACCGGGCGCGCTATCGTTTACAAGTGACGCTTCCCCTGACCGATACCTTCTTTCTAAATTTTTACGATGAACTCTTCATAAATCTGCAAGACAATTTGTTTGGCCAAAATCGTTTGTACGGAGCGGTTGGTGTACATATTACCGAAAATAGCAGTTTGCAGTTAGGCTGGCTTCGCAATCAATTTTCAAACGCGGTTTACGACAGATTTCAGATAGGGTTCTTCTACAATCCCGACTTAAGGGGTATCTTTAAAAAGAAACCGGATTAA
- a CDS encoding bifunctional alpha/beta hydrolase/OsmC family protein, whose translation MNTTKVTFKNTEGQQLVGRLELPVDRYPHNFALFAHCFTCNKNLIAVKNISRALTSNGFGVLRFDFTGLGESEGDFADTNFSGNVQDLIAAADFLKEEYQAPTLLIGHSLGGAAIIFAAVEIESVKALATIGAPSNPTHVKHLLKSGIEDIKETGKATINLSGRDFTIKKQFLEDLETKSLPETVKNLRKPLLIMHAPQDTTVGIKNAEEIYHAAHHPKSFISLDGADHLLFKKEDSLYVGGVISGWAKRYLDVQDIIDPDLKTKYQVVARLGADEGFTTQMKVGKHHMLADEPEDVGGNNFGPNPYELVAAGLSACTAMTIQMYAKRKGWPVDTVEVHTSYGKDYAKDCGNCETDGAKIDTFERLITLTGELDDKQRQRIKEIADKCPVHRTLHSETQVITQLLVG comes from the coding sequence ATGAACACTACAAAAGTCACCTTCAAGAACACAGAGGGGCAACAGTTGGTCGGCAGATTGGAGTTGCCTGTTGACCGTTACCCACATAATTTCGCGCTCTTTGCCCATTGTTTCACCTGCAACAAAAACCTGATCGCGGTCAAGAACATAAGCCGTGCCCTTACCTCAAACGGATTTGGTGTGCTCCGCTTTGATTTTACCGGTTTGGGTGAGAGCGAGGGCGATTTTGCCGATACCAACTTTTCGGGCAACGTACAAGACCTTATCGCAGCAGCAGATTTTCTAAAGGAAGAATACCAAGCCCCTACCCTACTTATCGGCCATTCACTGGGCGGTGCCGCCATCATTTTTGCGGCTGTTGAAATCGAATCCGTTAAAGCCTTGGCCACCATTGGAGCACCCTCCAATCCCACACACGTCAAACATTTATTGAAGAGCGGTATTGAAGATATCAAAGAAACCGGAAAGGCCACCATAAACCTAAGCGGACGTGATTTTACGATCAAAAAGCAGTTTTTGGAGGATTTGGAAACCAAATCCCTGCCCGAAACTGTCAAGAACCTACGAAAACCCTTATTGATCATGCACGCTCCGCAAGACACTACCGTGGGCATCAAAAATGCCGAAGAAATCTACCATGCCGCACACCACCCCAAAAGTTTTATTTCGTTGGATGGTGCCGACCATTTGCTTTTCAAAAAGGAAGATTCCCTATACGTAGGAGGGGTAATTTCGGGATGGGCCAAGAGATATTTGGATGTTCAGGATATCATAGACCCTGATTTGAAAACAAAGTACCAAGTGGTTGCCCGATTGGGTGCCGATGAAGGTTTTACCACCCAAATGAAGGTTGGAAAACACCATATGCTTGCCGATGAACCGGAAGACGTGGGCGGCAACAATTTTGGCCCAAACCCATATGAATTGGTGGCTGCAGGCCTGTCGGCCTGTACCGCGATGACCATCCAAATGTATGCCAAACGAAAAGGCTGGCCGGTAGATACGGTCGAAGTGCACACATCGTATGGCAAAGATTATGCTAAAGACTGCGGTAATTGCGAAACCGACGGTGCCAAAATTGACACCTTTGAGCGTTTGATAACACTAACGGGGGAACTCGATGACAAACAACGGCAACGAATTAAGGAAATCGCCGATAAATGCCCTGTTCACAGAACACTTCATAGCGAAACCCAGGTAATTACACAGCTTTTGGTAGGATAA
- a CDS encoding YdeI/OmpD-associated family protein, whose product MESKVFEVTIQGMHSIVVPDKVAEPFIKGGHKRVKVRASFEDKSLELHAALNRYRGQYTIMFSKSNQKELGIFPNDYFQLQLFEDTSKYGVEVPEELEAVLQSDYDAYQIFESFTKGKQRGIIYAIARYKNPQTRIDKSLMLCENLKRGIRDNKELLKS is encoded by the coding sequence ATGGAAAGTAAAGTTTTCGAAGTCACCATACAAGGTATGCACAGTATTGTTGTACCTGATAAGGTAGCCGAGCCCTTTATCAAGGGCGGACATAAGCGGGTAAAGGTGCGTGCCTCTTTTGAAGACAAGTCGCTCGAGCTACATGCCGCGCTGAACCGATACCGGGGCCAATACACCATTATGTTCAGCAAAAGCAACCAAAAAGAATTGGGCATTTTTCCCAATGACTATTTTCAGTTGCAACTCTTCGAAGACACTTCAAAATACGGGGTCGAGGTACCCGAAGAACTAGAGGCGGTGCTGCAGAGCGATTACGACGCGTACCAGATATTTGAATCGTTCACCAAAGGAAAACAGCGCGGTATCATCTACGCCATAGCCCGTTATAAAAACCCACAGACCCGTATAGACAAATCGTTAATGCTCTGCGAAAACCTAAAACGGGGTATCCGCGACAACAAAGAACTGTTAAAATCCTAA
- a CDS encoding M16 family metallopeptidase, with protein MRKNFVTLTVMLLFIGVAFGQLDAGLPEGKPILEEDIPIDPNVKIGTLENGLTYYIRNNGKPEDKVELRLVVNAGSIMETDRQLGLAHFMEHMNFNGTKNFKKNDLVDYLQSIGVKFGADLNAYTSFDETVYILPIPSDDPEKLEKGFQIIEDWAHNTTLSEEAIDGERGVVLEELRLRLGAEERMQRVTLPKIMYGSKYAERLPIGTKENLENFKYSDVRDYYNTWYRPDLMAVIAVGDLDVKTMEEKIISHFSSIAKPKNPAKREAYQLPNHEETLIAIASDKEAPFTRVQVMYKDRFEAPKVTTVNDFRQRLVRNLFSTLINNRLDELRNSANPPFVFAFSYYGRTFARTKNAYQSIASTSPEGQLQGLRAILEENERVKRFGFQEGEFERAKKTLFARLEKEYNDRDKLESNRLVGPYIRHYLEQSPIPGIEWEYEMTKRLLPEIELKEVSGLIKEFLHDDNRVIVLTGPEKEGLKQPTEAEVKALLKEVESANLQPYADTATRNELIEKLPEPGTIVETVKNEDLGTTTLVLGNGAKLTYKKTDFKNDEILFKAFSHGGSSLYSDEELKATAFANSGLAEAGIGGLSKTDLNKYLSGKIVRVTPRISLFSEEFQGSAAPKDLETLFQMVHLYFTSLNKDKEAFNSFITNQKGFLGNLMANPQFYFQDRLNTIKNEGNPRYTGFPTIEKLDAADYDLAYQKYQERFADAGDFHYYLVGNIDEEQVAAYAKKYLASLPGLQSNETYVPTKFRRKDTYQKHIIKKGTDPKSNVRITWEEEIPYDEKTEMAIKALGEVLTIKLIEKLREEEGGVYGVGARGSLSKISFSNLMFNISFPCGPENVDKLIAATFEEIEKIKKEGVTDEDMEKVKQTYLVKRKEDLKTNRFWIDTLLSIDQEDRNHENILSYEERVKSLTSKDLQEVAQKYLDGNYFLGILMPEDN; from the coding sequence ATGAGAAAAAATTTTGTTACACTAACCGTTATGCTCCTTTTTATAGGAGTAGCATTTGGTCAGTTAGATGCTGGCCTTCCAGAGGGAAAACCTATTCTTGAAGAGGATATCCCCATTGATCCAAACGTCAAGATCGGCACACTAGAAAATGGTCTTACCTATTACATTCGCAACAATGGCAAGCCCGAAGACAAAGTTGAGCTTCGATTGGTCGTCAATGCCGGTTCCATTATGGAAACCGATCGGCAATTGGGACTGGCCCACTTTATGGAGCACATGAACTTCAATGGCACCAAGAACTTTAAAAAAAATGACCTGGTCGACTACCTGCAGAGTATTGGCGTCAAATTCGGGGCCGACCTGAATGCCTATACCAGTTTTGACGAAACGGTCTATATCTTGCCCATACCAAGCGATGACCCTGAAAAACTCGAAAAGGGATTTCAAATAATTGAAGATTGGGCGCACAACACCACCTTGTCAGAAGAGGCCATCGATGGCGAACGGGGGGTTGTGCTAGAAGAACTGCGCCTTCGATTGGGGGCAGAAGAACGGATGCAGCGGGTCACCCTACCCAAAATCATGTATGGGTCCAAATATGCTGAACGGCTTCCAATTGGCACCAAAGAAAATCTTGAAAACTTCAAGTACAGCGATGTGCGTGATTATTACAATACGTGGTATCGCCCCGACCTTATGGCGGTTATTGCCGTCGGCGACTTAGATGTCAAGACCATGGAAGAAAAAATAATAAGTCATTTCTCCTCCATAGCGAAGCCAAAAAATCCTGCCAAACGTGAAGCATATCAATTGCCCAACCATGAAGAGACGTTGATTGCCATAGCTTCAGACAAAGAAGCCCCTTTCACCAGGGTACAGGTCATGTACAAAGATCGTTTCGAGGCCCCTAAAGTGACCACTGTCAATGATTTTAGGCAGCGACTGGTGCGTAACCTGTTTTCCACATTGATCAATAACCGTCTCGACGAGCTTCGCAACAGTGCGAATCCGCCTTTTGTGTTCGCCTTTTCATATTATGGTCGCACCTTCGCCCGAACAAAGAATGCCTACCAATCAATCGCCTCCACGAGTCCTGAAGGACAACTTCAAGGACTTCGGGCCATTTTAGAAGAAAATGAACGGGTCAAACGCTTTGGTTTTCAAGAAGGTGAATTTGAACGGGCCAAAAAAACCTTATTTGCCAGGCTAGAAAAAGAGTACAACGATCGAGACAAACTTGAGAGCAATCGACTTGTTGGGCCTTATATCAGACATTATCTTGAGCAAAGCCCCATACCGGGAATCGAATGGGAATACGAAATGACCAAACGTCTATTGCCCGAGATTGAGTTGAAAGAGGTCAGCGGCCTCATTAAAGAATTCTTGCATGACGATAACAGGGTAATCGTACTGACAGGACCCGAAAAAGAGGGGCTGAAACAACCTACAGAAGCTGAGGTCAAGGCATTGCTTAAAGAGGTAGAATCGGCCAACTTGCAACCATATGCCGATACGGCCACAAGAAACGAACTCATAGAAAAGCTGCCAGAGCCGGGCACTATTGTCGAAACGGTCAAAAATGAAGATTTGGGCACTACCACGCTGGTCTTGGGCAATGGGGCCAAATTGACTTACAAAAAGACCGATTTCAAAAACGATGAAATACTGTTCAAAGCTTTCAGCCATGGTGGCAGCAGTCTTTATTCCGATGAAGAGTTAAAAGCTACTGCCTTTGCCAACAGCGGACTTGCCGAAGCGGGCATTGGAGGACTTTCAAAAACCGATTTGAACAAATATTTAAGTGGTAAAATTGTGAGGGTGACCCCGAGGATAAGCCTTTTCAGCGAAGAGTTTCAAGGCTCTGCTGCACCTAAAGACCTCGAGACCCTTTTTCAAATGGTACACCTGTATTTCACCTCACTTAACAAAGATAAAGAGGCCTTCAACTCTTTTATAACTAATCAGAAAGGCTTTTTGGGCAACCTAATGGCAAATCCGCAATTCTATTTTCAAGATCGGTTGAACACTATCAAAAATGAGGGCAACCCGCGTTATACGGGCTTCCCCACTATCGAGAAATTGGATGCCGCCGATTACGACCTTGCCTACCAAAAGTATCAAGAGCGTTTTGCAGACGCCGGTGATTTTCATTACTACTTAGTGGGCAATATCGATGAAGAACAAGTGGCTGCGTATGCTAAGAAGTATTTGGCCTCGCTACCCGGACTTCAAAGCAATGAAACCTATGTTCCGACCAAATTCAGAAGAAAGGATACATACCAAAAACACATTATCAAAAAGGGTACCGACCCAAAGAGCAACGTGCGCATTACCTGGGAAGAAGAAATTCCGTACGATGAAAAGACCGAAATGGCCATCAAGGCCCTTGGTGAAGTGTTGACCATTAAGCTGATTGAAAAACTTCGCGAGGAAGAAGGAGGCGTCTACGGTGTGGGCGCCCGTGGAAGTCTGAGCAAGATTTCATTTTCAAACCTTATGTTCAACATATCATTCCCTTGCGGTCCTGAAAACGTGGATAAATTGATCGCCGCCACCTTTGAAGAAATCGAAAAAATCAAAAAAGAAGGTGTGACCGATGAAGACATGGAAAAGGTGAAACAGACCTATTTGGTCAAAAGAAAAGAAGACCTAAAGACCAATCGATTTTGGATTGACACGCTTCTAAGCATCGACCAAGAGGACAGAAACCATGAAAATATACTAAGTTACGAAGAGCGCGTCAAATCATTGACCTCAAAAGATTTACAAGAAGTGGCGCAAAAATATTTGGACGGCAATTATTTCTTGGGCATCCTAATGCCCGAAGACAACTAA
- a CDS encoding superoxide dismutase family protein yields the protein MKRLLVLPLGLLLITAFSCKQAKKEADEATEEVEKTVEKVVEEVTVESLKFAMEPKSDSDVKGEVTFTEEDGMVTMVATFSGLTPGEHAIHIHEKADCSSPDGTSTGGHWNPTFQPHGKWGAEEGYHKGDIGNFEADADGNGSIEFSTDQWCIGCDDETKNIVGKAVIVHQGVDDFTSQPSGAAGARISCTGIIQ from the coding sequence ATGAAAAGATTACTAGTATTGCCCTTAGGCCTACTACTGATAACCGCTTTTAGCTGCAAACAGGCAAAAAAGGAGGCCGATGAGGCCACCGAAGAAGTTGAAAAGACCGTTGAAAAGGTGGTCGAAGAAGTAACGGTAGAATCGTTGAAATTTGCCATGGAGCCCAAAAGCGACAGCGATGTCAAAGGTGAAGTAACCTTTACCGAAGAAGATGGTATGGTCACCATGGTGGCGACTTTCTCAGGACTAACCCCCGGGGAACACGCCATACATATCCATGAGAAGGCCGACTGTTCTTCCCCAGATGGAACATCGACCGGTGGCCATTGGAATCCCACTTTTCAACCCCACGGAAAATGGGGTGCCGAAGAGGGCTACCACAAAGGCGACATAGGTAATTTTGAGGCAGATGCCGACGGCAATGGCAGCATCGAATTTTCAACTGACCAATGGTGCATCGGCTGCGACGACGAGACCAAGAACATTGTCGGTAAGGCCGTAATCGTGCACCAAGGTGTCGATGACTTTACATCTCAGCCAAGTGGCGCGGCAGGGGCCCGTATCTCATGCACCGGAATCATTCAATAA
- a CDS encoding glycoside hydrolase family 97 protein yields MDKKIFLLGLACTMLMFACEKNISTASVSSPNGTNEISFHLTEDGTPFYLVKHNNNVVIDSSSMGFEFKEQAALKSGLKITGTQSNTFDETWEMPWGEQRKVRNHYNELIVSLEETTAPNRKINVHFKAYDDGIGFRYEFLEQEGVDSLVIMDEHTEFQLTGDHTAWWIPGDWDIYEHLYSTTKVSEIDALSKRDHPDLAATYIPENAVNTPVTMRTDDGLHLSFHEADLTDYAGMTLKVDPENLRLTSELVGSDRLGHKVKRALPFTTPWRTIQIAERAGDLIESRLIENLNEPNKLGDVSWFTPMKYVGIWWEMHLGLSTWDMEATQDMNTFATLGKEQTSKKHGATTENTKRYIDFAAANGFGGVLVEGWNTGWDRWIGFEDREGVFDFVTPYADYDLDEVADYARSKGVQIIMHHETSAAPRTYEQQMKAAYELMQKHGMHSVKTGYVGKIIPKGEYHHGQWMVNHYRKVLETAADYQVAINAHEPIKATGLRRTYPNAISREGLRGQEFNAWATDGGNPPEHLPIVAFTRMLSGPIDFTPGVFEIALPTKPNNQVNTTLAQQLALYVVIYSPIQMACDLPENYEGQPAFKFIRDVGVDWEQSRVLNGEVGDFVTIAREERDTGHWFVGGITDENSREIMVNFDFLEDGKTYEAIIYKDADDSHYRNNPTAIVIEQLDIKKGDTQTITLQEGGGFAISLKVK; encoded by the coding sequence ATGGACAAGAAAATTTTTCTATTGGGCTTGGCCTGCACAATGCTTATGTTCGCTTGTGAAAAGAACATTTCCACTGCCAGTGTCTCCTCCCCCAACGGTACAAATGAAATCAGTTTTCACCTTACCGAAGATGGCACCCCGTTTTATCTGGTAAAACACAACAATAATGTGGTCATCGATAGCTCATCCATGGGCTTTGAGTTTAAAGAACAAGCGGCCCTTAAGAGCGGCCTAAAAATAACGGGCACCCAATCGAACACATTCGATGAGACCTGGGAAATGCCCTGGGGCGAGCAAAGAAAGGTGCGAAACCACTACAATGAATTGATTGTAAGCCTCGAGGAAACAACTGCTCCCAACCGAAAAATAAATGTCCATTTCAAGGCGTATGATGATGGTATCGGATTCAGGTATGAGTTTCTTGAGCAAGAGGGGGTCGACAGCCTCGTTATTATGGATGAGCATACAGAGTTTCAATTGACGGGCGACCATACCGCATGGTGGATTCCCGGTGATTGGGACATCTATGAACACCTTTACAGCACTACCAAGGTATCGGAAATCGATGCCCTTTCAAAAAGGGACCACCCAGACCTTGCCGCAACCTATATTCCTGAGAATGCCGTCAACACGCCGGTCACCATGCGCACCGATGATGGGCTTCATCTGAGCTTTCATGAAGCCGATCTGACAGATTATGCAGGCATGACGCTGAAAGTGGACCCCGAAAACCTGCGTTTGACCAGCGAGTTGGTAGGCTCTGACCGTTTGGGGCACAAGGTCAAAAGGGCACTGCCCTTTACAACCCCCTGGCGTACCATTCAGATTGCTGAAAGGGCGGGTGATTTGATCGAGTCGCGGTTGATTGAAAATTTGAACGAACCCAATAAATTGGGCGATGTCTCTTGGTTCACGCCCATGAAATATGTGGGTATTTGGTGGGAAATGCATTTGGGCCTCTCCACATGGGATATGGAGGCCACACAAGACATGAACACCTTTGCCACCTTGGGCAAAGAGCAGACCAGCAAAAAACACGGGGCCACCACCGAGAATACCAAAAGATACATCGATTTTGCAGCCGCCAATGGCTTTGGGGGCGTTTTGGTAGAAGGATGGAATACGGGCTGGGACCGCTGGATAGGTTTTGAAGACCGTGAAGGGGTCTTTGATTTCGTAACCCCCTACGCAGATTATGATTTGGATGAAGTGGCCGACTACGCCAGATCAAAAGGGGTCCAGATTATTATGCACCACGAGACCAGTGCAGCGCCCCGCACCTACGAACAGCAAATGAAAGCTGCCTACGAGTTGATGCAAAAGCACGGTATGCACTCGGTAAAAACGGGGTACGTGGGCAAGATCATTCCAAAAGGGGAATACCACCATGGCCAATGGATGGTGAACCACTATCGAAAAGTACTCGAAACCGCAGCTGACTACCAAGTCGCCATCAATGCCCATGAGCCCATAAAGGCGACAGGGCTCAGACGTACCTATCCCAATGCCATTTCACGGGAAGGACTTCGGGGCCAAGAATTCAACGCCTGGGCCACCGATGGCGGCAATCCGCCCGAACATCTGCCAATCGTCGCCTTTACCCGAATGCTCTCGGGACCCATAGATTTTACCCCTGGCGTATTCGAGATTGCGTTGCCTACCAAACCTAACAATCAAGTCAATACTACCTTGGCCCAACAATTGGCCCTGTATGTGGTGATCTACAGTCCCATACAGATGGCCTGTGATTTGCCCGAGAACTATGAAGGGCAACCTGCCTTTAAGTTTATCAGGGATGTCGGGGTCGATTGGGAACAGAGTAGGGTGTTGAACGGTGAAGTCGGTGACTTTGTCACCATCGCCCGTGAAGAACGCGATACGGGCCACTGGTTCGTGGGTGGTATTACCGATGAAAACAGCCGCGAAATAATGGTGAATTTTGATTTCTTGGAGGATGGAAAAACCTATGAGGCTATCATCTACAAAGATGCAGATGACTCACATTACCGAAACAACCCCACCGCCATTGTCATCGAGCAACTCGACATCAAAAAGGGAGACACCCAGACGATTACCCTACAAGAGGGGGGCGGATTTGCAATCAGTTTGAAGGTGAAGTAA